The genomic stretch ACTAAAAAGTATGGAATAAATAGTAAAAATTTGTTAAAATGAGCTAATAAATTTAAATCCATTAGCTAAAATACAAAAGATATGAAAAATCTAATCAATTTTGTTCCACAATTCAGAAAAAAGTCTATTCTTGTCATTGGCGATATAATGGTGGACAGGTTTATATGGGGAAATGTTTTAAGAATTTCTCCCGAAGCTCCCGTGCCCGTGGTTGAAGTTACAAAGGAAACCCAGGCTTTGGGCGGGGCAGGAAATGTTGCCAATAATCTATCAAGTTTAGGGGCAAAGGTAAATGTAATTGCTGTAATAGGGGACGATTTGGTTGGGGAGCAAATAAGAGAT from Elusimicrobiota bacterium encodes the following:
- a CDS encoding PfkB family carbohydrate kinase, which gives rise to MKNLINFVPQFRKKSILVIGDIMVDRFIWGNVLRISPEAPVPVVEVTKETQALGGAGNVANNLSSLGAKVNVIAVIGDDLVGEQIRDSLKTKNIATDGIVVNDSRPTIIKTRIIAQHQQVVRVDKEIKGTFSQDIEKQLEEKISLIVP